The genome window GCTACGGCTCATGGAATGCTTTGCGCGAGTCTGAAGTTGCCGCATATATCGGCTTAACGCTGCCGCGTTATATTCTGCGTCAACCCTATGATCCCGATACCAACCCGTGTGCAACAATAAATTTCAAGGAAGAAGTCAGAGGAGACAATAACGCCGACTATTTATGGGGTAGCGCAGCGGCGCTTTTCACCCAGAACATGGTTAGGTCTTTTGCCGGTTCGGGGTGGTGCCAGTATTTGAGGGGACCCAAAGGAGGCGGTTTGGTGACGGGGTTGCCCGTGCATACGTTCAATATACGCGGTGAAGAAGAAATTAAAATTCCGGTGGAAATGGCTATCCCAGATTACAGGGAGCTGGATTTCGCCAACGCCGGTTTTATGCCCTTGATTTATAGAAAAGGTACTGCCGATGCCTGTTTCTTTAGTTGTCAGTCATTAAAGAAGGCGAAAAAATTCAAAGATCCCAAGGATTCAGAAAACGCTCAGTTGGTAACGAATCTATCGTACACCTTTTCGATTACCCGAATCGCTCATTATGTGAAATGCATTATGCGGGACAATATCGGCAGTAGCGCCGATCAGGGTTATATCTCGAAAACACTGGAAAATTGGCTGTTCCAATACGTTACTACCGTGGTAAATCCGGATGATTTAACCTTGCGTTTTTATCCGTTCAAGGCTGCGTCGGTGAGCGTGGAAGGGCGGCCAGGAATGATCGGCTGGTACGATTGCAAAATTGCCGTATTGCCGCATATCCAATTCGAGGGAATGGATGTGGAATTGCGCCTGGATGCGCGTTTATAGTTAACCGTAGTTAAATAACAGGAGTAATGAAATGGCATCTTCACAGTTTAGTTGCAGTATAACCCAGGGATTCAATTTTCAAAAAGACAGCCAGGAGCTGGTTGGCCATCTGGTCAGTATGTCTATTGGCGGAACTGCATTAACCGCCGATCTGGAATTGACAGTTCCGACTGATCAGAGCGCGTCCAAAGTCGTCGGTGTGATTGAAGACATCAGTTTTAATGGCGGCTATGCGGATCCTATCTGGATAAACGCCAACGTTAGTACGGCAAATCAGAAAGCAGTGGCTTTGCTGACACATACGTCTCTGTCGAAAACCGATGTTGTATTTCAATTTAATATTTACCAGTACGATCCGGTCAACAAGGTTTTTTACCTGGCGTTTCATAGTAATTCCACCGACTTGAACGGCTTGGTGCTTAAGCAAGGCGGAGAGCTGTCCCTGGCGATCGCCAGCGATGCGGATTCGAGAGTTGGTTCTCCGCTGAACTACGGTATGCAGATTGGCATTATGCCGCAAAGCTCCGCCCAGTCTCTAGCGTTTGCAGTGTCCAATTCCGATAAGTTCGCCAAGCAGTGGGGTGTTGCGAACGCCTGATAACGGGTTGATGCGGTCGGCAAGAAGGTATTTATTGTAACGATATCTTCTTGCGCTGCTTTCAGTATGCGGGCATAAACAATATATTAACTTACAACGCTATGAGTAACCTTCTGTCACGAGTCCGCTGGTCCATGGGGCAGGCGTTATTGCCTGGGCATTTGAGCGCGCTGGAGGAATCGGCGTTGGCGGACTCCACGTTACGATTCCGTATTCATGGTCTGCCATATTATGGTTTGGCGGCATTGCGCTGGAATGAGGCCCTGCTAAGCGAGGGTGTTTTATCGCTGGAAGCAATGACGCTGATATTGCCGTCCGGACTGTTGCTGGAGTTAAAGGGAAATGCACAAATCTCACCGCTGAATCTCAATGTGCCTGGCGCCACTTTGTTACCGGTGTATTTGCATGTGCGCGGCACTGCCGAAAATGCGGCGTGGGACGATGAACGCCCGACATTTGAGCGTGACGGAGTGACTTGCTGGATGTGGTCGCTTAAATTATCGAGCGAACAGGAAAGTCCCGATACGCTGGAAAGTTTTCGTTTGGCTGAATTTGAAAAACGGCCGGATGGTGCGTGGGCTTTAGCGTCGCGTTATATTCCGGCGCTGTTGTCCATAGGGACGGTGCCGTTTCTAAAGGCCGGACTATCGGAGTTAAGCCAGCGGCTGGACTCCTATCTCTATCAGTTGAATCAGGAAATTTCTGCAATCTATCTGTCGGGCGAAGATTTGGGCAATGCCAAGCAATGTCTTAAAAGCATAATACATCTACAGCGTTTTCTGGGTAATTTGAATGATCAAATACACATTCATCCGTATTATTTATATGAAGCGTTGAAACATTTTTATGTCGATCTATGTTTTTATCATAACAGTACGCCGCTTTTTGCAACCGCAGCCTACCGTCATGAACAGCTTTCAGAAGTATTTCAGCATGTATTTGAACCATTGACCGAGGAATTGACCATATCCAAAAGCCGCTCTCCTTATGTACCGTTAAATACCGTCGACGGCATAGTGCAAGCCAATCTACCGGGTTCTATCAGAGAGGCGGAAGAGGTTTATCTGCTGGTGCAAAAGAAAAAGATCACCGAATCGGTCGATATTAGCCGTTTAAAAATCGCAGCCGTTTCGCGTATTCCAGTCGTTCATAAATTCTATTTGCAGGGAATTGGGCATAGACGCCTTGATCGGCCTCCATTTCAGCATTCTTTCGGTGCGGAAGTCGATATATATCAATTAAGCGGCGGAGAGGAGTGGGATCATGCCCTTAAGGAGTTGACAATCGGATTTTACGAAAGCCCCGAACTGTCTGATGAAAAATTTTTTCTTTACTGGCGCGCGCACTGATGTCGCTGCTGAACATACTGAGCGCATATGATGAGAAGGACGATACCGATGATATCGGCGATATCATTGATAATCTGAATAATATTCTCAACAGCAAACAGGGCTATAGTTATTTTTTGCAAAATTTCGGCATACCCGACTATAACCATATCAGTTCCCGGGAGATTATCGCCCAGGCAGTCATTCACGATGTACGAGAAAACATAGAAAACTTCGAGCCGCGAGTTAAGTTGCTGGATATAGTCGAACTCAATGACGATGCTTTATTTCGTTTGTCCTTCCGTATTGATTGCGTGGTCAGGAAAAATGCCCGATCGTTAAGTATGTATCTTGATCCGTTACAGGAACGTTATCACGTGAGTTCAATATGAAATTCGTTGACGACTTATCAATTGCGCTGACGCTGAATATCAACGGGAAGGCGTTTACTGTACCCGGAGGCAGCGTCAAACTCCTGGAGCTGGACCTGCATAGCTGGGGGTTTTCCGGGCAAATCGGGTTTGTAATTTCATCCGAGCATTCCCAGGATACGTTATTGACTCCGATCACTGCAAATGACTTGATTGAGATAACGCTTGTAATCGGCGTTTATATCAAATCGTCGGACGCCAAAAGCAACACGCTTAAGCTCAGCGGATTGGTTACGACCAGGCAGATATCGGAACAGACGCTTTCCAATGTGTTGCCTACGCAGGATTTAATGCTTTATCGTTATTACAGTCTGACCTTTGCCGATCCGGCTGCCGTATTGTGGAAGCAGCATTACCCATGCGATCTTTACACTGATGCTACGTTGCAAACGCTTATCAGCGCCCATGTCAGTACGAAAATCAATATTAAATATGATTGGGATGTGTTGGAAACCGAACACGCCGTTTTATCGCTGCCTTTAGGGGCATCAGACAATACCGCCAGTTTTTACGATTATCTGATCTGGTTGGTTGACAGTCAAAATGGCGTTTTCACCTATAGCGCGAGCGCCAACACTTATACCTTGAGTGCGTCAAAAACCTCATCGTCGAAAACTCAAGCGCTTGATTCGCTGGAAGTGCTCGGATACCGGGTTGAGCTCCCGCAAGTAGCCCGCTTTCAACCCAATGTATTAAATGCCTATGCGGAGGACGCGCAGAGCAGCTCGGTGGAAAACAAGCAGACAGCCAAACCCATGCGTCATGATTTCATTGCACGCTATCCGATTGCAGCTGATATGCAAGCGCGCGTCACGCTGGAAACCGCCCGCTTTAAGCAGCGCCTGCACGAAGTACACGTCGAATATAAAAAATTTCCATTGATGATATCCCTTCCCGGCGAATCGGTTAAATTCGAAGGGAGCGGCTGGAGTTCATCGTTGTACGTAAAGGGTAAAAGTTATCGTGTCAGGGACTGGTCATTGCGCGCATATTCGATAGACGAGAATATGACGGCCGAACTCGACATGCCTTACAGCCGTTACGAGATGGAACATGAAATAAAACTGGAGTGCGGCAGCGAGTTGTGGGTCGATCTGCCGAAGTATGCTGCGCCGGTTTACCCATTTTTTGTGGAAGGCAAAGTGGTCAGCGAACAGGGAGAAGATGAGGAAACTACTTACGAGTTTTATCAGGATGAAGATACTTCGGAAACTTATTATCAGGTGAGTATTCCGTTATGGGAATCGAAGAAAGTTCGCGCCGCCTTTGAGCCGAATTTGTTGAGCGGCCAATTTTATTTTCCCTATTACAAAAATGCACGGGTGCTGATCGGTTTGGGTTTCGATTCCGCGCATATTGCCGGCTTTCTCGACTGGAGCAGCGGTACTGCCCAGACTATGGATTCGCAAGGCAATCAACTGGTGATGGGAAAATCGACAACCAATCAAACGATTCTTAAACATAGCTATGTCGATAGCAAGCCGGAGCTGCAAATTCAGCGCACGATGGACAAGGACAAGGAATTAATCAAGTTCTCGGAAGGTTATATTTTGCTGCGGACACAGCAAGAAGAGGAAGAGGGCTGACGATGGCTTTGGTTTGCAAGATCGAGTTGTGCCAGACGGCGGGCATCACCTTGACGGTCGAAAATCAGGACGATGAAATTACCCAGACGGCAACGTTTGACGGCACCACCATTACCCTGACTTGCAAAGGCAAGGAAACAACAAGCTATATCGCGCAAACCAGCGATGCCATCACTATCAGCTGTCAAACTTTTACTGTCGAAGCCGATACCATTACCTGTAAATCGACCAAGGATACCAGTCATCAGGCTGAAGGTACTTTTACCATTGACAGCACCGGTGATGCGAAGGTTAATACATCAGCGAATATGACCATCTCCGCCAGCACCACGTTGAGCATGAGCGCTGCCGATATTTCTGCAACGGCGCAGGACAGCGCCAGTCTGACCGCCTCCACCACAACGGTCAATGGCGATTCGAAAACCAGCATCACCGGTAATGAACTGGCTTTGACAGCACAATCGACC of Candidatus Methylospira mobilis contains these proteins:
- the tssC gene encoding type VI secretion system contractile sheath large subunit: MSEEATATATEAALDFKRFLSSMKLNPDVSEPVPMVSNNLETVTENIRDEDRFISGMAAVLMNIDAGSGKFDKGEIQKLLSHIDELVNAQINQIIHHDKFKRMESDWRSLNDLILNTNFKADIMIDILDVGKDELYDDFDSNAVDITGSALFKKAYIAEYDQYGGKPYGSIIGFYEFEHTPRDEFWLKIMGKVAAASHAPFVSSVSPKFFGCDTIDELAAIKDLEGLMNHPRYGSWNALRESEVAAYIGLTLPRYILRQPYDPDTNPCATINFKEEVRGDNNADYLWGSAAALFTQNMVRSFAGSGWCQYLRGPKGGGLVTGLPVHTFNIRGEEEIKIPVEMAIPDYRELDFANAGFMPLIYRKGTADACFFSCQSLKKAKKFKDPKDSENAQLVTNLSYTFSITRIAHYVKCIMRDNIGSSADQGYISKTLENWLFQYVTTVVNPDDLTLRFYPFKAASVSVEGRPGMIGWYDCKIAVLPHIQFEGMDVELRLDARL
- the tssK gene encoding type VI secretion system baseplate subunit TssK, whose translation is MSNLLSRVRWSMGQALLPGHLSALEESALADSTLRFRIHGLPYYGLAALRWNEALLSEGVLSLEAMTLILPSGLLLELKGNAQISPLNLNVPGATLLPVYLHVRGTAENAAWDDERPTFERDGVTCWMWSLKLSSEQESPDTLESFRLAEFEKRPDGAWALASRYIPALLSIGTVPFLKAGLSELSQRLDSYLYQLNQEISAIYLSGEDLGNAKQCLKSIIHLQRFLGNLNDQIHIHPYYLYEALKHFYVDLCFYHNSTPLFATAAYRHEQLSEVFQHVFEPLTEELTISKSRSPYVPLNTVDGIVQANLPGSIREAEEVYLLVQKKKITESVDISRLKIAAVSRIPVVHKFYLQGIGHRRLDRPPFQHSFGAEVDIYQLSGGEEWDHALKELTIGFYESPELSDEKFFLYWRAH
- a CDS encoding GPW/gp25 family protein, which encodes MSLLNILSAYDEKDDTDDIGDIIDNLNNILNSKQGYSYFLQNFGIPDYNHISSREIIAQAVIHDVRENIENFEPRVKLLDIVELNDDALFRLSFRIDCVVRKNARSLSMYLDPLQERYHVSSI